CGCGCGAGTCCCCACTCCGCCACGGCGATCGCGGCATACTCCGAACACGTTGGCTGAAAGCGGCAGCCTCCGGGAGCCAGCGCATGCAGCGTGGGCGAGACCGCGCCGCGATAGAACGCCAGTCCTGCCGCCGCCAGCCTCTCACGCATTTTCACGGCTTTGCCTGCTTCTGAGGGGTGGGCTTGCGGGCTCGCCCGGGCCATGGTTTCCGTGGCTCGGCCAGTTGCCGCTCCTGCTCGGCGCGCAGGGCGTCCACGCCTTCGCGCTCGATGCGGGCCGCAATCTTCGCAAAAATCTCGGCAACTTCACGCGAGAGCGCGGTAAACTCCATCGTCATGACACTCTTGCGGGGATGCAGCACCACGTCCACGCAGCCCGGCAGCAGTTGCAGATGCTCGCGCACCGCCTCACGCATGCGCCGCTTGATGCGGTTGCGCTCCACTGCCTTGCCCATCACGCGGCCGGCCGTGAGCCCCACGCGCGGAATTGCCGCAGAAGGGAGCACCGGGGGCGCGTCCGCAGGGCGCACGCGGCAAAAGTAGGTCATCGAAGCGGAAAACTGCTTGCGGCTCGCCGCATACACGCTCTGATAGTCGGCGTGCTTGCGCAGACGCGCCTCACGCCAGGAGTTCATCGCATGCTGGGCCACAGGGTTCATCGCAGAGAAAAAGGCAGCCGGCTCATCGGGAGCCGCTGCCTTGGGTAAAACACATAAACTGGCTTTGCGCACCAGTAATGGGCGCAAAGGCTGGGACTAGTCGCGGTAGCCCGCGCTCACGGCAATCTTGTGACGGCCCTTGGCGCGACGGCGCGACAGAACGGCGGCACCGTTCTTGGTCTTCATGCGGCTGCGGAAACCATGCACCTTGGCACGGCGGCGGCGGTTCGGTTGAAATGTGCGCTTCGGCATAAAACGGCGCTCCTGAATCTTTAATCTTGAGAATCTTGCGGCCCGTGGGCCTCAGTCCGTGCCCGTGGCTACTGTGACAAAACAGCGAATGCGGACAGAACTTGAGTATATCGCAAATCCGGCCCAATCACCAAGCATCTGCCAGCCGACCCCGCTTTGCGAGCCGCTGCATCACAACCTGCGGCGGCCACCTGCCGGGGTCTGACGCCACGCCGTCTCTCAACCACTCGCAGCACACCCGCAAAATGGCGTCAAATCACCATCGTGCGCCTCGAAATGTGCAGAATCGCTAATATTGATGCGGCTCCGCGGGTTTTCACCAGGAATGGTGCAACTTGCCGGGTACCACAGATTCCGAGGCAAAACCACATTCAAAAGCACGGTCTGACTGTGCTAGTATCGCCTCCGTTCAAGTTATTTTTTTTCGACGCCTCGCGGCAGTCAAAAAGGAATTCA
The DNA window shown above is from Acidobacterium capsulatum ATCC 51196 and carries:
- the rnpA gene encoding ribonuclease P protein component translates to MAQHAMNSWREARLRKHADYQSVYAASRKQFSASMTYFCRVRPADAPPVLPSAAIPRVGLTAGRVMGKAVERNRIKRRMREAVREHLQLLPGCVDVVLHPRKSVMTMEFTALSREVAEIFAKIAARIEREGVDALRAEQERQLAEPRKPWPGRARKPTPQKQAKP
- the rpmH gene encoding 50S ribosomal protein L34, translating into MPKRTFQPNRRRRAKVHGFRSRMKTKNGAAVLSRRRAKGRHKIAVSAGYRD